A genomic segment from Nocardiopsis sp. Huas11 encodes:
- a CDS encoding DoxX family protein: protein MADRSLRISDVTTLLARIVVGVTFVAHGLDKAADLEGTAGFFGSVGIPFPEYAALIGTGVEIVGGALLIVGFALPAVGLVLAAQMAVAIATVHAGQPLLGGYELPLVLGAAALALGFTGGRLALDRLLPWGRARGRAAAAAAA, encoded by the coding sequence ATGGCCGACCGGTCACTCAGGATCAGCGACGTCACGACCCTGCTCGCCAGAATCGTCGTCGGCGTCACCTTCGTCGCCCACGGCCTGGACAAGGCCGCCGACCTGGAGGGGACCGCCGGGTTCTTCGGCTCGGTCGGGATCCCCTTCCCCGAGTACGCCGCCCTGATCGGCACGGGGGTCGAGATCGTCGGTGGCGCGCTGCTCATCGTCGGCTTCGCCCTGCCCGCGGTCGGCCTGGTCCTGGCCGCGCAGATGGCCGTCGCCATCGCCACCGTCCACGCCGGCCAGCCCCTCCTGGGCGGCTACGAGCTCCCGCTGGTCCTCGGAGCCGCCGCCCTCGCCCTCGGCTTCACGGGCGGGCGCCTGGCCCTGGACCGCCTGCTGCCCTGGGGCCGAGCCCGCGGCCGCGCCGCCGCCGCGGCGGCGGCCTGA
- a CDS encoding NADAR family protein → MSHTTHPTDARSVQDLLRVRERAKFLFFWGHTPPADGSVSASCLSQWWPADFTVDGISYATAEHYMMAGKARLFRDDEAAERIVAAGHPRDAKVIGRQVRDFDQQAWEAARFEIVVRGNVAKFGQNAELRDFLLGTGRRVLVEASPRDRVWGIGMSAHNENAEDPSAWRGANLLGFALMEARHRLAAD, encoded by the coding sequence ATGTCCCACACCACGCATCCCACCGACGCCAGATCGGTCCAGGACCTCCTCCGGGTGCGGGAACGCGCCAAGTTCCTGTTCTTCTGGGGCCACACGCCGCCGGCCGACGGCAGCGTGTCGGCCTCCTGCCTCTCCCAGTGGTGGCCGGCCGACTTCACCGTGGACGGCATCTCCTACGCCACGGCCGAGCACTACATGATGGCCGGCAAGGCCCGGCTGTTCCGCGACGACGAGGCCGCCGAACGGATCGTCGCGGCGGGCCACCCGCGCGACGCCAAGGTCATCGGCCGCCAGGTCCGCGACTTCGACCAGCAGGCCTGGGAGGCCGCCCGGTTCGAGATCGTGGTGCGCGGCAACGTCGCCAAGTTCGGACAGAACGCGGAGCTGCGCGACTTCCTGCTCGGCACCGGGCGACGCGTCCTGGTCGAGGCCAGCCCTCGCGACAGGGTGTGGGGCATCGGCATGAGTGCGCACAACGAGAACGCCGAGGATCCATCGGCGTGGCGGGGCGCCAATCTGCTCGGATTCGCCCTCATGGAGGCCCGCCACCGCCTCGCGGCCGACTGA
- a CDS encoding HAMP domain-containing sensor histidine kinase, whose amino-acid sequence MVRRLLTLLLPVVFVLVAAVAVPIGTVIAHQRTQDVYVDRLADASRFASLARTALEAGREDALAQELERYRELYDTPVAVVSPAEELVVGSEPPGRLREIVESAGEISAVRLALAGERPGPPATVWPWTTEALVVAEPIGRDSEVEGAIVVAVSPDGLRASVLRSWGWLALISLAPLVLLAAAAMPLSRWVLRPIGRLDAATTAVTSGDLEVHVDAERGPPELRRLTESFNTMVAVVRGALERQRSFVSEASHQLRNPLASLRLAVENLAPHLTTDDAREAHAIAVDETMVMHRMLNSLLAATRLESITGTDAVEVAAVVDTRVSRWRALGDARGFTVATDVPAGVWVQAPAGGLGSILDELFSNAIRLSRGTRVEIRLRSDGQDGVGILVLDDGEGLPEEEREAALARFWRSSRHQNTEGTGLGLAIVADLVRQAGGRLALEEGLRFGDRPGFGVVITLPRARARDDEPDERGGAGHRDEEDRDADEDGPLGAEHRDDDDQSDTDGGPRR is encoded by the coding sequence GTGGTCCGGCGTCTGCTCACCCTCCTGCTGCCGGTGGTGTTCGTCCTGGTGGCGGCGGTCGCCGTGCCGATCGGCACGGTCATCGCGCACCAGCGCACCCAGGACGTGTACGTCGACCGCCTGGCCGACGCGAGCCGCTTCGCCTCGCTGGCCCGCACCGCCCTGGAGGCCGGGCGCGAGGACGCCCTGGCCCAGGAACTGGAACGCTACCGGGAGCTCTACGACACCCCCGTGGCGGTGGTCTCGCCCGCCGAGGAACTCGTCGTCGGCTCCGAGCCGCCCGGACGGCTGCGGGAGATCGTGGAGTCGGCCGGGGAGATCAGCGCCGTGCGGCTCGCCCTGGCCGGGGAGCGGCCCGGCCCGCCCGCGACGGTGTGGCCGTGGACGACCGAGGCGCTCGTGGTCGCCGAGCCCATCGGCCGGGACAGCGAGGTCGAGGGCGCGATCGTGGTGGCCGTGTCCCCGGACGGGCTGCGCGCGTCGGTCCTGCGCTCGTGGGGGTGGCTCGCGCTCATCAGCCTGGCGCCGCTCGTGCTGCTGGCGGCGGCGGCCATGCCGCTGTCCCGGTGGGTCCTGCGCCCCATCGGCCGCCTGGACGCCGCGACCACCGCCGTGACCTCCGGCGACCTGGAGGTGCACGTGGACGCCGAGCGCGGCCCGCCCGAGCTGCGGCGGCTCACGGAGTCCTTCAACACGATGGTCGCGGTCGTGCGCGGCGCCCTCGAACGCCAGCGGTCGTTCGTGTCCGAGGCCTCCCACCAGCTGCGCAACCCGCTGGCGAGCCTGCGGCTGGCCGTGGAGAACCTCGCGCCGCACCTGACGACGGACGACGCGCGCGAGGCGCACGCCATCGCCGTCGACGAGACCATGGTGATGCACCGGATGCTCAACTCGCTCCTGGCGGCCACACGCCTGGAGAGCATCACCGGCACGGACGCGGTGGAGGTCGCCGCCGTGGTCGACACCCGGGTGTCGCGCTGGCGTGCCCTCGGCGACGCCCGCGGCTTCACCGTGGCGACCGACGTTCCCGCCGGGGTGTGGGTCCAGGCTCCCGCGGGCGGTCTCGGCAGCATCCTGGACGAGCTGTTCAGCAACGCCATCCGGCTGTCGCGCGGCACCCGGGTCGAGATCCGGCTGCGGTCGGACGGGCAGGACGGCGTCGGCATCCTGGTGCTCGACGACGGTGAAGGGCTGCCGGAGGAGGAGCGCGAGGCGGCGCTCGCCCGGTTCTGGCGGTCCTCGCGGCACCAGAACACCGAGGGCACCGGGCTGGGGCTGGCGATCGTCGCCGACCTGGTCCGCCAGGCCGGGGGCCGGTTGGCGCTGGAGGAGGGGCTGCGGTTCGGCGACCGGCCGGGGTTCGGCGTCGTGATCACCCTGCCGAGGGCGCGGGCCCGCGATGACGAGCCGGACGAGCGCGGCGGCGCCGGGCACCGCGACGAGGAGGACCGGGACGCGGACGAAGACGGACCCCTCGGCGCCGAGCACCGCGACGACGATGACCAGAGCGACACGGACGGGGGGCCGCGGCGGTGA
- a CDS encoding dioxygenase: MTRPRRMPTLYLSHGAPPLADDTRWTRELADWSAELPRPRAILMVSAHWEDAPLTVGATTDAAPLTYDFWGFPQRYYAVTYPHPGAPGLAERVSALVSGPGRHVHQDPARGLDHGAYVPLKEMYPDADIPVLQVSMPTLDPAELLELGRRLAPLREEGVLIVGSGFTTHNLRLMSPTTHGDAPAWSSEFDDWTHRTVLDHDVDALLDFEHKAPAASLAHPRSDHFAPLFVALGTSLDAHDRSTSTVDGYWHGMAKRSFQFD, translated from the coding sequence ATGACGCGTCCACGGCGTATGCCGACCCTGTACCTCAGCCACGGCGCACCGCCCCTGGCGGATGACACCCGGTGGACCCGTGAACTGGCCGACTGGTCCGCCGAGCTGCCCCGGCCCCGCGCGATCCTCATGGTCTCCGCGCACTGGGAGGACGCCCCGCTCACGGTCGGCGCGACCACGGACGCGGCCCCGCTGACCTACGACTTCTGGGGCTTTCCGCAACGCTACTACGCGGTCACCTATCCCCACCCCGGAGCGCCGGGGCTCGCCGAGCGCGTCAGCGCCCTCGTCTCCGGGCCCGGTCGGCACGTCCACCAGGACCCGGCCCGCGGCCTGGACCACGGCGCGTACGTCCCGCTCAAGGAGATGTACCCGGACGCGGACATCCCCGTCCTCCAGGTCTCCATGCCGACCCTGGACCCCGCGGAGCTGCTCGAACTGGGCCGGCGCCTGGCGCCGCTGCGCGAGGAGGGCGTCCTCATCGTCGGCAGCGGGTTCACCACGCACAACCTGCGCCTGATGTCGCCCACGACGCACGGGGACGCACCGGCGTGGTCGTCGGAGTTCGACGACTGGACACACCGCACCGTGCTCGACCACGACGTGGACGCGCTCCTGGACTTCGAGCACAAGGCGCCCGCCGCCTCGCTCGCGCACCCGCGCAGCGACCACTTCGCGCCGCTGTTCGTCGCGCTCGGGACGAGCCTGGACGCCCACGACCGGTCGACGTCGACCGTCGACGGGTACTGGCACGGCATGGCCAAGCGCTCGTTCCAGTTCGACTGA
- a CDS encoding GNAT family N-acetyltransferase yields the protein MLRGTKVGLRARHEEDVPILRAELYDDAVTGSRAEGRPWRPMRPGAEDARLVVDDTNEGLVSFSVVELDGGTLVGTANLWGIDNHSRSAHIGLGLLPSCRGEGYGSDVVAVLCYYGFTVRGMRRLQIETLADNTAMLRAAERNGFVREGVTRSSAWVLGEFLDEVILGLLAEEWKPGS from the coding sequence ATGCTGAGAGGTACCAAGGTCGGGCTCCGGGCCCGCCACGAGGAAGACGTCCCGATCCTGCGGGCCGAGCTGTACGACGACGCGGTCACCGGCTCCCGGGCCGAGGGGCGGCCGTGGCGGCCGATGCGGCCCGGCGCGGAGGACGCTCGGCTCGTCGTGGACGACACCAACGAGGGACTCGTCTCGTTCTCCGTGGTGGAGCTCGACGGCGGCACGCTGGTCGGCACCGCGAACCTGTGGGGGATCGACAACCACAGCCGGTCGGCGCACATCGGGCTGGGACTGCTGCCGTCCTGCCGCGGCGAGGGGTACGGCAGCGACGTGGTGGCGGTGCTGTGCTACTACGGCTTCACCGTGCGCGGGATGCGGCGGTTGCAGATCGAGACGCTGGCGGACAACACCGCGATGCTGCGCGCGGCCGAGCGCAACGGCTTCGTCCGCGAGGGCGTGACACGCTCCTCGGCCTGGGTGCTCGGCGAGTTCCTGGACGAGGTGATCCTCGGTCTGCTGGCCGAGGAGTGGAAGCCGGGGTCCTAG
- a CDS encoding MarR family winged helix-turn-helix transcriptional regulator — translation MAERPLREHLVLLLSIAGHVSKQTQEQRLAELDLSVREQVTLTAIAEGAPTQLAIGRKAGLDKSTLTPVLDQLERKGLIDRHPDPDDRRARVVTVTDVGRRSLAGSGQAVAETEEDLLNALSPDERRQFRSLLQRVVEEGMSNRSVPGSCL, via the coding sequence GTGGCGGAGCGCCCACTGCGCGAGCACCTCGTCCTGCTGCTGTCCATCGCCGGCCACGTCTCCAAGCAGACGCAGGAGCAGCGCCTGGCGGAGCTGGATCTGAGCGTGCGCGAGCAGGTCACGCTCACCGCCATCGCCGAGGGCGCGCCCACCCAGCTCGCCATCGGACGCAAGGCCGGCCTGGACAAGAGCACGCTGACGCCGGTCCTGGACCAGCTCGAACGCAAGGGGCTCATCGACCGGCACCCGGACCCCGACGACCGGCGCGCCCGCGTGGTCACCGTGACCGACGTCGGCCGCCGATCGCTGGCGGGGTCCGGGCAGGCCGTCGCCGAGACCGAGGAGGACCTCCTCAACGCCCTGAGCCCGGACGAGCGGCGCCAGTTCCGCTCCCTGCTCCAACGGGTCGTCGAGGAGGGCATGTCGAACCGCTCCGTTCCCGGATCCTGCCTCTAG
- a CDS encoding response regulator transcription factor has protein sequence MLGMRILVVEDDDRVARGLVTALRAASYDVQRVATAERALEAPPADVVLLDLGLPDLDGIDLLRRLRERPQTAIIAVTARGEERERVRGLRAGADDYVVKPFGVAELLARIDAVLRRTRSARAEVDQGEPPVTVGPLTLDVDAREARVGERALRLTRKEFDLLVLLAQRSPAVVARDQILDQVWGAAWEASSRTLDTHVASLRAKIGQDVRIRTVRGVGYVLDRA, from the coding sequence ATGCTTGGCATGCGGATACTCGTGGTCGAGGACGATGACCGGGTCGCTCGTGGGCTGGTGACCGCGCTGCGGGCGGCGTCCTACGACGTGCAGCGGGTGGCCACCGCCGAGCGGGCGCTGGAGGCGCCGCCGGCCGACGTCGTGCTCCTGGACCTGGGGCTGCCCGATCTGGACGGGATCGACCTCCTGCGCCGGCTGCGCGAGCGCCCCCAGACCGCGATCATCGCGGTGACCGCGCGGGGCGAGGAGCGCGAGCGCGTGCGCGGGCTGCGGGCCGGAGCCGACGACTACGTCGTCAAGCCGTTCGGGGTGGCCGAACTCCTGGCCCGTATCGACGCGGTGCTGCGGCGGACCCGGTCCGCGCGGGCCGAGGTGGACCAGGGCGAGCCCCCGGTGACGGTGGGCCCCCTCACCCTGGACGTCGACGCGCGCGAGGCGCGAGTGGGGGAGCGGGCGCTCCGACTGACCCGCAAGGAGTTCGACCTGCTGGTGCTGCTCGCTCAGCGCTCGCCCGCCGTGGTGGCACGCGACCAGATCCTCGACCAGGTCTGGGGCGCGGCCTGGGAGGCGTCCTCACGGACCCTGGACACGCACGTCGCCTCGCTGCGGGCCAAGATCGGCCAGGACGTGCGCATCCGGACCGTGCGCGGTGTCGGCTACGTCCTGGATCGGGCCTAG
- a CDS encoding TAXI family TRAP transporter solute-binding subunit, which translates to MRVSGPGRRAVLLGAATVALGGALGGCSRGGVRDLPELVVATGPPGAVYRRIGGKIAEVLDERLPGTDVRAVETGASHANLALLASGEAHLGLAALDSILDSGTGRDLGGDGGSGGALMAIGRLYDAFVHLMVLVGSPVWRASDLEGLRVSVGAADSGTEFTVSQIVAETGLDFEEVRLNQSESAAALAAGEIDAMFSLTGLPTPAIADLAEERAVRLIDLSDTADTLADTHPDSYLPANIPATTYEGVPSTPTAAIPNLLLCREDLPHDAAFAVTDTVFTNATRLAAASPVAAQINVRTGISTGVVPLHPGSAAWYRENKPT; encoded by the coding sequence ATGCGAGTGAGTGGACCGGGCCGTCGCGCCGTCCTCCTGGGCGCGGCGACCGTCGCGCTCGGCGGCGCGCTGGGCGGCTGCTCCCGGGGCGGCGTCCGCGACCTGCCCGAACTGGTGGTGGCGACGGGGCCGCCGGGCGCCGTCTACCGGCGGATCGGCGGGAAGATCGCCGAGGTCCTGGACGAACGGCTCCCCGGCACCGACGTGCGCGCCGTGGAGACGGGCGCCTCACACGCGAACCTGGCCCTGCTGGCCTCCGGTGAGGCCCATCTGGGGCTGGCGGCGCTCGACTCGATCCTCGACTCCGGCACCGGGCGCGATCTCGGCGGCGATGGCGGCAGCGGCGGTGCCCTCATGGCGATCGGCCGCCTCTACGACGCCTTCGTCCACCTGATGGTCCTGGTCGGCTCGCCCGTGTGGCGGGCCTCCGACCTGGAGGGCCTGCGCGTCTCGGTCGGCGCGGCCGACTCGGGGACGGAGTTCACGGTGTCGCAGATCGTCGCCGAGACCGGCCTGGACTTCGAGGAGGTCCGCCTCAACCAGTCCGAGTCCGCCGCGGCCCTGGCCGCCGGCGAGATCGACGCGATGTTCTCCCTGACGGGTCTGCCCACCCCGGCGATCGCCGACCTCGCCGAGGAGCGCGCGGTGCGGCTCATCGACCTGTCCGACACCGCCGACACCCTGGCCGACACCCACCCCGACTCGTACCTGCCCGCGAACATCCCGGCCACCACGTACGAGGGCGTGCCGTCCACGCCGACGGCGGCCATTCCGAACCTGCTGCTGTGCCGGGAGGACCTGCCCCACGACGCCGCCTTCGCGGTGACCGACACCGTGTTCACCAACGCCACGCGGTTGGCCGCCGCAAGCCCCGTGGCGGCGCAGATCAACGTGCGGACCGGGATCTCCACGGGGGTCGTCCCGCTCCATCCGGGCTCGGCGGCCTGGTACCGGGAGAACAAGCCCACCTGA
- a CDS encoding MarR family winged helix-turn-helix transcriptional regulator, with amino-acid sequence MADTRWLSEDEQEAWRTFMAAVRLMESALDRQLRRDSGLPHAYFHALVVLSEAPDREMTMTALAERLLSSPSRLSHAVSRMEADGLIRRYKRPGDRRTTIAALTEAGLARLREAAPGHVDEVRRVVFDALDEEQVERLREISAAMLGALGEKSSTPWNA; translated from the coding sequence ATGGCCGACACGAGGTGGCTCAGCGAGGACGAGCAGGAGGCCTGGCGTACGTTCATGGCCGCCGTCCGCCTGATGGAGAGCGCGCTGGACCGCCAGCTCAGGCGGGATTCCGGACTGCCGCACGCCTACTTCCACGCGCTCGTGGTGCTGTCGGAGGCGCCGGACCGCGAGATGACGATGACCGCTCTGGCGGAGCGGCTGCTGTCCTCGCCGAGCCGCCTCTCGCACGCCGTCTCCCGGATGGAGGCCGACGGCCTGATCCGCCGGTACAAGCGCCCGGGCGACCGGCGGACCACCATCGCCGCGCTGACCGAGGCCGGCCTGGCGAGGCTGCGCGAGGCGGCGCCCGGGCACGTGGACGAGGTGCGGCGGGTGGTGTTCGACGCGCTCGATGAGGAGCAGGTCGAGCGGTTGCGCGAGATCTCCGCGGCCATGCTCGGCGCCCTCGGAGAGAAGTCCAGCACGCCCTGGAACGCCTGA
- a CDS encoding SDR family NAD(P)-dependent oxidoreductase, with amino-acid sequence MNELESKTALVTGGSRGIGAAVALRLAEAGADVALTYISGEEAATEVVEKIRATGRRAVALGSDSGDAAEAADVVERAVAELGRLDILVNNAASFPFLPSDDVTPEHLDRVLAVNVRGPFLTTQAALRHMGEGASVITIGSNVIEHVPFPGLTLYATSKAALVGMTRGLARELGTRGITITLLSPGPIDTDANPADGPNADGIRSLVPLGRFGRAEEIADTVLHLAGPGGRFVTGTEIHVDGGINA; translated from the coding sequence ATGAACGAACTGGAAAGCAAGACGGCACTGGTCACGGGCGGCAGCCGAGGCATCGGAGCGGCGGTCGCCCTGCGGCTCGCCGAAGCCGGGGCGGACGTGGCCCTCACCTACATCAGCGGCGAGGAGGCCGCGACCGAGGTCGTGGAGAAGATCAGGGCGACCGGACGGCGGGCGGTCGCCCTGGGGTCCGACAGCGGGGACGCCGCCGAGGCGGCCGACGTGGTCGAGCGCGCGGTGGCGGAGCTCGGGCGGCTGGACATCCTCGTCAACAACGCCGCCTCCTTCCCCTTCCTGCCCTCCGACGACGTCACGCCCGAACACCTCGACCGCGTCCTGGCCGTGAACGTCCGGGGGCCCTTCCTCACCACCCAGGCCGCGCTGCGCCACATGGGAGAGGGCGCCAGCGTGATCACCATCGGCAGCAACGTCATCGAGCACGTGCCCTTCCCGGGGCTCACCCTGTACGCGACGAGCAAGGCGGCGCTCGTGGGCATGACACGCGGCCTGGCCCGTGAACTGGGCACGCGGGGGATCACCATCACCCTCCTCAGCCCGGGACCGATCGACACCGACGCCAACCCGGCCGACGGCCCGAACGCCGACGGCATCCGTTCCCTGGTCCCGCTCGGCCGCTTCGGGCGCGCCGAGGAGATCGCCGACACCGTGCTCCACCTGGCCGGTCCGGGCGGCCGGTTCGTGACCGGCACGGAGATCCACGTCGACGGCGGCATCAACGCCTGA
- a CDS encoding alpha/beta fold hydrolase, whose amino-acid sequence MTEVLTDAALARSLEGDFTSHQAQVNGTRLHYVEGGQGDPLILLGGWPQTWWQFHKIMPELARGHRVIAVDLRGMGGSAKPDTGYDKRTMARDIAELAHSLGLEKVSVAGHDIGAMVAQSLAANHPGLVDRLVLLDVHHPDESMYGLTLIPSPDQHVDGDFTAGSRIYLWWFALNQVQGLPETLLVGREREWIDALFDYMLLDGGSIGEREREIYARAYSSPEAIRAGNGWYRSFMRDIEDEKHHAPLTMPVLALGGDHSNHDYLAAVLPAKGVDVRVVEVKDSGHYLPEEQPEVVIRHLTGFLA is encoded by the coding sequence ATGACCGAGGTACTGACGGACGCGGCCCTGGCCCGCTCGCTGGAGGGGGACTTCACCAGCCACCAGGCGCAGGTCAACGGCACCCGCCTGCACTACGTCGAGGGCGGCCAGGGCGATCCGCTGATCCTGCTCGGCGGGTGGCCGCAGACCTGGTGGCAGTTCCACAAGATCATGCCCGAGCTCGCCCGAGGCCATCGCGTGATCGCGGTCGACCTGCGCGGTATGGGCGGTTCGGCCAAGCCGGACACCGGCTACGACAAGAGGACCATGGCCCGCGACATCGCCGAACTGGCGCACTCGCTCGGGCTCGAGAAGGTGAGCGTCGCAGGGCACGACATCGGCGCCATGGTCGCCCAGTCGCTGGCCGCGAACCACCCCGGGCTCGTCGACCGGCTCGTGCTGCTGGACGTGCACCACCCGGACGAGAGCATGTACGGACTGACCCTGATCCCGAGCCCCGACCAGCACGTCGACGGCGACTTCACGGCCGGCTCCCGGATCTACCTGTGGTGGTTCGCCCTGAACCAGGTCCAGGGCCTGCCGGAGACGCTGCTGGTCGGCCGCGAGCGGGAGTGGATCGACGCGCTCTTCGACTACATGCTCCTGGACGGCGGATCGATCGGTGAGCGGGAGCGGGAGATCTACGCGCGCGCCTACTCCTCTCCGGAGGCGATCCGGGCCGGCAACGGCTGGTACCGGTCGTTCATGCGCGACATCGAGGACGAGAAGCACCACGCGCCGCTGACCATGCCGGTGCTCGCGCTCGGCGGCGACCACAGCAACCACGACTACCTGGCGGCCGTCCTGCCCGCCAAGGGGGTCGACGTGCGGGTGGTGGAAGTGAAGGACAGCGGCCACTACCTCCCCGAGGAGCAGCCCGAGGTCGTGATCCGGCACCTGACCGGGTTCCTCGCCTGA
- a CDS encoding helix-turn-helix transcriptional regulator: protein MHPLPVDQDARGIIDPVTGLTRFRLDRFAPSEAVARFVDRYWVASWDLPEDEPFTQRILSHPVVNVVFVGGQATVHGPTTRVTPRRLAGSGWALGVMFRPAGFRPFLGRPMNGIVDAALPLGEVFEDARFRQEDPERLIADVDRCLAARVPAERHPAEDTMAVVERVAADPTVVGVAPLARREGVGVRLLQRRFADHVGLGPKTVIRRYRLYEAAERARRGGAVDWSGVAAELGFSDQSHLTREFTSVLGITPAAYAARSGGGADSPPAARA, encoded by the coding sequence GTGCACCCCCTTCCCGTGGACCAGGACGCGCGCGGCATCATCGACCCCGTGACCGGGCTGACCCGGTTCCGGCTGGACCGGTTCGCGCCCTCGGAAGCCGTCGCCCGGTTCGTGGACCGCTACTGGGTGGCCTCCTGGGACCTGCCCGAGGACGAACCCTTCACCCAGCGGATCCTGTCCCACCCCGTCGTGAACGTCGTGTTCGTCGGCGGTCAGGCCACCGTGCACGGGCCGACCACGCGAGTCACCCCGCGCCGCCTGGCGGGCTCGGGATGGGCGCTCGGGGTGATGTTCCGGCCCGCCGGGTTCCGGCCCTTCCTCGGCCGGCCCATGAACGGGATCGTGGACGCCGCGCTCCCCCTGGGCGAGGTGTTCGAGGACGCCCGGTTCCGGCAGGAGGATCCGGAGCGGCTGATCGCCGACGTGGACCGGTGCCTGGCCGCGCGCGTGCCCGCCGAGCGTCATCCCGCGGAGGACACCATGGCCGTGGTGGAGCGCGTGGCGGCCGATCCGACCGTGGTGGGCGTGGCCCCGCTGGCCCGGCGCGAGGGTGTGGGCGTGCGACTGCTCCAGCGCCGCTTCGCCGACCACGTCGGCCTGGGCCCCAAAACGGTGATCCGCCGCTACCGGCTCTACGAGGCGGCCGAACGCGCCCGCCGGGGCGGTGCCGTGGACTGGAGCGGGGTGGCGGCCGAACTGGGGTTCAGCGACCAGTCGCACCTCACCCGGGAGTTCACCTCGGTCCTCGGGATCACGCCCGCCGCCTACGCGGCGCGCAGCGGCGGCGGTGCGGACTCCCCGCCCGCCGCGCGAGCCTGA
- a CDS encoding Ig-like domain-containing protein: protein MRGTTHPTTVRRFGVALAALALAATACTSSGGEAETQGNSAAPEDTEPAELVITPDDGTEQLAPNTPVQVTAEHGVITDVQVDQVVPSEAAVEGGEAAEDPLEMTGRLNEDETEWTSEWALTPGAEVVVTATAANAAGEETELVHEFTTMPATPGMALELASNFPSSGDTVGVGMPVVINFDLPVTNKEQVENSMEVTAEQDIDGAWNWVSDQMAVFRTEEYWEPYQSVTVDLHLAGVEASEGVYGARNYQIDFEVGRELIATQHVPDHEMEITIDGEHERTIEVSNGMGTTRAYTTTSGTHVFMERYEHLTMDSATLGVPADSPGGYRVDVQYAVRTTNSGEFTHEADYNPNIGSANTSHGCTNMRSEDAKWIYDNTLMGDILDTTGTDREVEWNNGWGYWQMSWDEWLEASVTGEPQTTDGSGTPGSVFGATEDEAEAETETE from the coding sequence GTGAGGGGTACGACCCACCCGACGACGGTGCGCCGGTTCGGCGTCGCGCTGGCCGCGCTCGCGCTCGCCGCCACCGCCTGCACCTCCTCCGGGGGCGAAGCGGAGACGCAGGGCAACTCGGCGGCACCCGAGGACACCGAACCCGCCGAGCTGGTCATCACCCCCGATGACGGAACCGAGCAGCTCGCGCCGAACACCCCCGTCCAGGTCACCGCGGAGCACGGTGTCATCACCGACGTCCAGGTCGACCAGGTGGTCCCCTCCGAGGCGGCGGTCGAGGGCGGCGAGGCGGCCGAGGACCCCCTCGAGATGACCGGCCGGCTCAACGAGGACGAGACCGAGTGGACCAGCGAGTGGGCTCTGACCCCGGGCGCCGAGGTCGTGGTCACCGCCACCGCCGCCAACGCGGCCGGCGAGGAGACCGAGCTCGTCCACGAGTTCACCACGATGCCCGCCACCCCCGGCATGGCGCTCGAACTGGCGTCGAACTTCCCCAGCTCCGGTGACACGGTCGGCGTCGGCATGCCGGTGGTCATCAACTTCGACCTCCCGGTGACCAACAAGGAGCAGGTCGAGAACTCCATGGAGGTCACGGCCGAGCAGGACATCGACGGAGCCTGGAACTGGGTCTCCGACCAGATGGCCGTGTTCCGCACCGAGGAGTACTGGGAGCCGTACCAGAGCGTCACCGTCGACCTCCACCTCGCCGGTGTCGAGGCCTCCGAGGGCGTCTACGGCGCGCGCAACTACCAGATCGACTTCGAGGTCGGCCGCGAGCTCATCGCGACCCAGCACGTGCCCGACCACGAGATGGAGATCACCATCGACGGGGAGCACGAGCGCACCATCGAGGTGAGCAACGGCATGGGCACCACCCGCGCCTACACCACCACCAGCGGGACCCACGTGTTCATGGAGCGCTACGAGCACCTGACGATGGACTCGGCGACGCTCGGCGTCCCCGCCGACTCCCCGGGGGGCTACCGGGTGGACGTGCAGTACGCCGTCCGCACCACCAACAGCGGCGAGTTCACCCACGAGGCGGACTACAACCCCAACATCGGCTCGGCCAACACCTCGCACGGCTGCACCAACATGCGGTCGGAGGACGCCAAGTGGATCTACGACAACACCCTGATGGGCGACATCCTCGACACGACCGGCACCGACCGTGAGGTCGAGTGGAACAACGGCTGGGGCTACTGGCAGATGTCGTGGGACGAGTGGCTGGAGGCGAGCGTCACCGGCGAGCCGCAGACCACCGACGGCTCCGGTACTCCGGGCTCCGTCTTCGGCGCGACCGAGGACGAGGCCGAGGCCGAGACCGAGACCGAGTAG